GCTGCTACGGTCCGATGGCTTTGATATTCGTCGATTTCCACAGGTCGAGAGGTATTATAAATACTTGTAATAACCCttagttaatttattaattagttaatgAACTTGAGAGATAATGTGGGATTGTGTTTGGCATTGTAGGTGGATTCAATACCAGCCAGACAATGTCAGAGACGAGAGCAGGCTTAGGCATTACAGGCGTACCCTGAATGAGATTAATATGCTGAATGTAAGTGATAAATATTTAAGTAttacaaatttattttaattaaataccTATTGCATTTGAAATTTGAATGTCATCATTAATTTACGTTCTATGAACAGGTTGACTGGACGTCGTATGCTGACCCACACTTGATTGATTTAGTTCCACTGGCAACAGAGACTATATCAGCCCGCCAACTCACTGAGCCGAGGAGGTTGGCTAGACAGTGGGTCTCTTTTAGGACCTGTACCCAGAGACTACTTGTCCCTCAGACCCCCTAAGTCACATCAGTCTAAGACTGGACCAGTTAGCAAGGGCAGAGGCCGGAGGCTAGTGTTCGTTTTGACCTCGGGACACAGTTTCAGTTGCCATTCAGCTCATCAGAACTCGGAAACCATTCCACTCCCCTCTCCTGAGAGATATTAAAATGACACTCCCCTCCCATCTATTTATAAAATGTACATTTCTCttcattataatttttaaaaagtatcCTCTTAATaaatctattttaattttttttgtgttaactaacgttaattttatctatttttcaagaaaaaataaattatttttttacaaaaataccctttaataaaaattttattttttttgtcattgaattttacttaccaaaataccctttaataattttttattgattaaattatatttttaccaaaatacttttttaaaaaatttaataattaattttttttttaagatactcttcaataaattttttaatgatcaaattgtgattttaccaaaattttcgTTAACCATTATAGTTATATTTTGCTATTAATTTTCTGAtatcaatataaattattttaatattaaataaaaaaatattggtaagattatttttttataccaatatatattaattgttatacatattaacagtggtaagatttttttgtttaatattaaaataatatatattgatataaaaaattaatagtaaaatataaaaataattgttaacaaaaattttggtaaaatcacaatttaataattaaaaaattattgaaaggtatcgtaaaaaaaatttaataattaattaaatgatattttggtaagtaaaatttaacgataaaaaataaaatttttgttaaagggtatttttgtaaaaaataatttattttttcttaaaaaatggataaatttaatattagttaacacaaaaaattgTAAATGAATTAAAGAAgaggttttttaaaagttataagaGAGAAAAATATACATTTTACAAATAAAGGGGGAGAAAAGCGTCATTTTAGCATCTTTCGGGGGAGAGAAGTGAaatttttccttatttttaagTATGACAGCCTAATGACTAATCTGTCACATATCTTAATTCTATTTAAGTGTTTGCTGCTAGCTAATATGCTATGATGTATGGATACTGACACGAACATAGAATACGATACGACACGGAACACGCCGacatacaaattttaaaatcttataagaCACGGggacacacatatatataaattatgaagtattttaaaaaaaatagtaatgatattttattaatattaaaatattaattaattttttaattatttttaatatattatgttgattatataaaatatttaaaatattttttattttaataaataataatatatattatttttaaatttattttaagaatatatgttaagaataaaattgaacaTGTTAACACGTGATGATATTTAAGTGCGTTCAAATGTGTttagagaaaatttttttatgttttattaagaCACAATCAAACATAATAGACATAAGTATCAATGAATGTCGTATCCAAAATGTATCTGATTTAACaacttttttcttctttcaaataaCCATGTTTTTATTATCACATCCGGAAAGAAAACTAACATAAAGTTGATCTGATTAgaatattagttattttttttaattattgacaTCGAATTTAGTCTTAAACATGCAATATGTGAAAACTCATATGTAGACTCAGTGACGGATCTAAATAATTTTGACAATAaagacaaaatatatataatataataataatttaaatttaactaaTATGTGTCCTAAAAACACATAACAAATTTAGTATTAGtgaaagattttaattttttttgtttaataactacaaaataaatacattaaaaatttaaattttttatatttttaataaaaatattctcaaTTTGTAATATTAATATGTACCTTTAGAATACAAGATAAATAAActctaataaattttataataaaaatattatattacatAAAAATCAACTATCTATAAAATTGTTTATGAACCataatgtatttgtgtataaatatatttattgtttaattcattttcaatatgtattttgtatttcaatATGTATTCTATATACAAATAGTTACTTTTTATGTACATATAGCataattattgttataattatattttgttatcgTAAAATATGATTAGtcttcaaaatatataatttataaattagaatactaaaataataatatataatttataattctattttttaggtttcatatttttaaaaaaattgagtaatattttttttaacaatacaATCTAAatgtctctttatatatatatatatatatatatatcactaaacaattatttaaaaattcacttcTCATATAATCAAAAGCCAACTCTCAGTGATATtcatagttaaaaaaaattcgatTAATATAATTGCTACAGAAAAAActataactaatttaaaaaaaatctgttGAGTTCATTTTTAAGAAAGAACGCTAGTCTTGTTTAAATTGAGACTATTAAGTACTAAAAGTTGAGTAAAAAATTATTGCGAAGtcaaattcaataatttaatgggggcaaataaatattattatcatatactactcaaaaaatttttaaattgtagTATTCACATGAAGTTATTTTTGAATGGCTGACGCGTGTTACTATTTGGTTTGAAAAAATCgatttattttatacaaatagttttaaaaaaaaaccggtTTGGATAAGATCAAATAACCacctttaaaaaaattttcaattctttCTGTATGTTATCTCTAAATCCCTAAATGATGAATTTGGtacgttcttcttcttcatctttcttgaccaatctttctttaaatttatcttttacttttatttatttaattttcctcaaatatatgtatataaattgtTTAAAAAAGTAAAGTTAAGTAttctaaaaaaacaaaataattcaCATTTTTTGTCTGTATAAGAAtcatgaaaaaggaaaaattagaaattgaaaaagaaataggaaaaaaaatagaatttacaTGGAAGGAAGAAATTAAGTTTACGATACGAATAAAAAGTTATAAATGGCACAATTTGTCTCTGTTTTTTCTGTTTCTATTTATGTATTTCTGAGGAgctttgttttgttttcaatgACTCAAATTTTCAGTGGCTAAATTCCTTCTCTaatacatattttaaattaagcTGTAAAAATATGTTCAATTACAAATTTACAGTTAAATTAAATTTCATGGTAATCAACCAATTAGCTTTCACATTagttataaaaaattgaaagagaatGAATTTCAAGAGCGTaacgaagaagaagagagtAAAAGTAATTGTTTGTTCTAacttaaattgatttttttcaaACCAAATAATAACACTGTATCAGCAATCCAAAATCAATTTCATGTGAAGTCGACTGTAAATAAATTTCTGCTAAAGCAATAACTAACTTAAGGGAGTCATGTCCAATAAGAAGATCTCAGATGATTACCAAGTTCAATTTATTGCTCTCtaattcataaataaataaaaaagagataaCAAATTAAGATTAAGAAGTGAGAGTCCACAATGCAACTACAAGAccattataaattaaaaaaaaaaaatggatgCATGATATGGGTATGTAGACCTTGCTTGATATAGTTGTGTTACAGAGCCAAGTAGCCGCCCATATATCGTCATATGATCCCTTGAGTCACGTTGTCTTTAATAACCACTAAGATTCACCATCTCAACTCCATATCTATTCTTGATCCTCTCTTCTACTTCTAGCACATGCATATTCATCGAGCCCCACGTCCTTAatttaattcattatttttttataattaaccATATACATATTCTTCTCTTATCATGTCATGCCTtcatcatttttattattacgtaatataaaaagaaaaattctaaACCACCTAATAATTATTccaaaaaacaataaaattctcaacaaaaagaatattatttttattttttatttttatgagattgattaatttttttattaatatttgtttGAATTAATAAAACATACTTATGTGAGATATTAAattgataatttatttattaaatattaattaaaattaatagattTTTTTGGTTGGAGACATCGTTGTCTGAGAGTAGTTGTCCGAGgttatttagaatttttttattctttagtttattatcttttttatatataattggtTAAATTTATCATGtaagaattgaaaaatattaacatctttatttttttatttatagaaattaaatgaaagataatatttttttaatatttttactgttatttaaaaaaagttgtAATATATTAAGATTATGTTAAGTTTTAGGTGTActcaatttaaattaatcattataATTCATATACACtcattaatattaaaatacatattttattttataataaataataaaaaagatgacACAATATTTTATCTAAAATAGATTCAACAAATAAGTGTATTTATGTAACTAACTAGATACATATAGGATTAATTTCTACGTGGAAGTGTTTTGCGTTTACAAACTTTACAAGTTTGAAAAAAGCAAAACCCATTAAACGCGCTGCTTATGTTACGTATCTCTTTAACAGACTTTTAaatcaattcaaatcaattaacgcgcaaatatataacttctattttttaaaagatttcgttttttttttcgaatttcttgccaaatttgttGGATCTCCTTCTTacttcggtttttttttttcaattttcatgatttctgaaaccaagctttgaaattgttttgaagataatggaacttcagaaatacactcaaacgattacagaaatataccaaaatgattacagaaatacacccaacggttacagaaatacacccaaagaattacagaaatacacccaaagaatttaagaaatacacccaaaatatGGGGGAGACAatatatttcttcttgaaaTCTTTTAATGTTTTGCTGGTTAAAGATGAGGCACATGACAGAGACAATCtaaaaaaacctagaaaaacAGTAAAATAGTACCTTGAATAATGTTTCTTCATTTTTTCTAGTGATTTTTTATGGAGATTTGTATCTTTTCTTATTGATTTCTTCAACTCTTCGCGAAGAATTGGAACATGTCTTTTGTTTCGAATGTTGCTTGAATCTTGACGGTTTGcgttttgattgaggaagaagaagaggaaaagtgCGAATCTTGACGGTTTGtattttgattgaggaagaagaggaagaatgcGGCATAATGAACGCGTGCGTTGGACGCTCAATTTTAAAGGAGTGGTGCGCGTGTTTTTTCTTGGACACCAACTTGTATAGCTTGTAAGGCAAAAATGCTTGTATGTGTAATAGGCCTCATAGATATAATattaaagaattaaaatttaacttttttaaataatttttaataaatagataAGACTAGTAACAACAATTAGAAAtctcatttttattaatatatatattttattcaatttctataactagaaaaataaaaattactaatatttagcagtttttatataataaatttaattaatgtataataaaaaaattataaaaaatagagaataaattttaaataattctaACAATTATTCCAAAAATACAACTAAGTCTCTGACAAAAAAATATGCGACTCTTAATTGGCACATAAGGAATAAATCAGTTGATTAATGAACCATGTAAACATgctttattaattaaaaaaaagattgataaaaaaattaattaatctcATAAGATTAAAAGTCAAGAActgaaaagatttttttttttttttgaatggcTGGTAATCCTCAACAAAATTAAGATTTAGCTAATATATATTCTAAGAACGCACAATAAACATATGATTAgtagaaaattttaaatatttttatttaataaatataaaataaatacattaaaaatttaatttttatatttttaatgaaaattttcttaagttataaattaaaattaattgttagctaaaccaaaaaaaatttattaggaACCAGATCGGTATTCACCCTGCCTAATATTAAACAACACAATCCCGACAAATATCTTTAGTTTCCAAACCCCTAAGCCTTGTTCGTTAGTTGTGCATGtagatataataaattaatttttttgtatatccATATCCAAGTGGATATCCTAGTTCCTAAGCTCCTAATAATTGCACCTTTATAGAAGGTCAAATGATCATTAAGCATCATTGGATCAGTCTTAATTGCAATTAGTGGAATATTCACTCACTGTTTAATTCTGCtatttcaataattaatatTGAACTTAGGCCTACTTACAATTATTATAGAAGAACCAAAAAAGAATTGCACGTTTTGTTAATTTTCGGACACATAATCTGGCGCTAGATACTTCTCGACAGCAGTATCCAAAAGAAATTCACTTGGCAAccatcttcttcctttttttttttttggttaaaatTGTTTTCAGATTTATcgattctaattttttttactaattttagtatcttttaaatttacataaattttttatataaatttttttattagtctcatactaaattttttttcttagagTCAACAAGAATCGAATGGTAGatatttatatcataaaaaatctgatattatatataaaaatattctttttaaaaattaatagtaGAAGATATATTAAAAgttgtatttttaataatatttttattaattgtttaaacttttaaaataaataattttagattaattattctgttgatctttataattttactaaatttataattagatttttataatttttttttcaattaggtctctatactgcttttaattttgtaattatatcAAAAACCTAATTAGATCTTTGActacatatttttgaaaaaaatattccgttaattctaacgtttttgatatgaaaatgagttaattattacaaaattaaaagtaatataaaaagttaattaatatatatatatatatataaatctaattataaattcaataaaattagagagacgaataaaataattaaatcataattttataataattctcTCAGCATAATAATGTAAGTATGACAACATAAAGAATAACATCACTAGACTTCAGTGACCTATATATGTGTattacataaatatttttaacctatcatataataataataataataattaaaagatgtgTTAAGTGAGTTGCACGTAGATGCTCCAAGCGATTTGTTTTGGTATGTATTTGATATCCTTTAGAAGTTTAACCAAAATAGATTATAGTTTCTTCTCTAAATTAAACCTTGATCCGGTTTCCATGACAGGAGAAGTTTTAGGTGGATAGAAAAATTATATAGTGTGAATCTTCATACGAATATAGTAGTTGTTAAATGAAATAAAGTAGAAATATGCTATTTGTTTATCCACAATTATATATACTCTTAGGTCTTTATCATCTGATTTGCAAGATCAATGTAgttatttattcatttaaattaaaaaatttataataataaatcatTGTGGTATATGGGAACTTGATTACATTTTTTTATGTAGAAACatgattaaatatttttaaactaGAGATCGAAAcctcattaaaaaatttaattaatcataaaaaattaatcaattttttatacTTAGGTTTACAATCAACAGTATCACcttaattacaataaaaattaatcaaattattattagatacgagtataaaaaaattataaaaattaattaaggtaaattaatcaaattataaaaatttcactctatctaattattattaaggtaaattaattattaggtttacaattaattaaattataataattattattaaccTAATTAGATACGAGTGAAATTTTATGCATTgttagtataaaaaaaattatataaataattaattatgtattattagattaataaaaataattaattttaaaatatattatttaaaaaatcatataaacTTATAAATATGAttgaataataattatataaatttttttttattatttatgtattaaattaaaccatttaaataatattttaatgttATCTAATAAATAAATGTGAGACAATCAAGGATATAAAAATTAAACCAATCATTAAATCAATAGTAAAACTATAAGTTTAAAGGttcaaaaatttaatcaatATTTACCTGAGATTAAATCtgatataataaataatatatttatataatatatatttaaaatattttttatgtattattattttaaataaactagtaaaatattaaaaaacaaattaattttgatttactGATTTTTtgaccttttttatttttaccgaTTTTCTCACAACTATTTTTTATCCTAAACCAAATTAATTTAATGGTCCGTATTTGATTAATCTGATTGAACTCTCGATCATAACCATGGAGACAATACATTAGAATTAGTTTTCCTTCTAATAACGGGAGCTCTTGTTTGTACTTGTATTTGAATATACATGCATAAAAGCATACTActagttttaattttctttttttcttataagAATTGTTATGGGTGTATGTATATCTACATGCACAAAGGTAAAGTTAACGCCTATGATGGGTTTGACTCAGCTCCCTGCAATCTtgcaaaacaaacaaataaatagaaaatttaTTGCTACAAAAATTTAGGAAGTGAAGGAGTAAACAAGTCAACTAAAACAAGTAGCACCCCGCATGGTTATTGATGCAATGCAACTTGATGAATTCTACAACTCTTAGATAGATATACAAAATATACAGCTATAGTCAATCCCGTAATTAAGTTACTTATAATTCACATAACAAGGTAGGGAACTTTTAAGCTTTATAAAAGTTATTAAATTCTGTTGTTGTGTTATTAATGCAATGTGGGGTCGGAATATATTCCTAAAGAGCTTCTATTTTTGTCGTAGCTTCTTGCAAAATCAGAATCTTAATCACTCTTTTGGGTTACGTGGTATCTTTGTCATGTCATCAAGACACTTTAACTACTATATATACCACTAATAAAATAGAGAGATAGAGCTCCTCAAATTAAATCCttgtttattaataataatttgtatTATTAGAACCTCGTCTTAAGGACCTTGATGCATGATTTGGTTTCAAAAAGGAACTTTTTGGTGTTTGTTTGGTAAGGAGATTTGATTACCTAGTCATAGGTTGAGAATATTacccgtttttttttttatggagAATTAAACTCacccaatttttttaaatgattcaacaatataattattatattaaataacaTTATAACACAAATTATTAACCATTTGAATATTGgatataaaattattcaaaattctatttaattatttaagctttttaataaacataattttataatatgatattaattaacatttttataacaaaaatattatttaaaatttaatctttattATCAATTAGCTCTCATTAttcttaattaaaataaaagctCATAAAATAAGCCTGACTTTTGAATTGTCCATATATGGTTTGTATCAGAAAAAACTCTTTACAACAAGATACATTTAAAATATaagattatttatatataagatgattcaatttttatatataatatctctcAATTTagtcaattaaaaatttattattagttaataaattattgtatatataaaataagatttaaattctttaatatttttttaaatgaacaAGTGAattaactacttaatctaattTATAACCTTAGATGAATTGATAGAGTGGTATTagttgtttgaattttttttttaacaatactTACGAATTTAAACTAGTCCTTGTGATAGTAATTACATTTATATTCTAAAGCCACATCTAAGATTatcaattgaaaattttttttacaagaaacatataaaatttaaacatttttataaataatttttagattttcactttgaaaagaaaatttgttCAAGATGTAATGTTGATGACTTAATGAAccaaacaaagagaaagagtGAAGGTTGAGAGAGGAGAAAATGaactcttcttatttttttaaagttttttaaaataaaaacctAAAAAGTATTTATTAAGTAGTTACATTTATGTACTTTTTGTGTActcatattataaaattaattataattgaatttacattattgttaataaaaaataatttagataaCATGTAATGTAAACTGTTAAAATGTAATTACATTTATATTCTAAAACTACCATTAAGATTATATATACTTAATTGTATTTGTGTGTGGATCTTAAAGGTTGAACCTATATAATAGCATGAAGAAAATCAAGCCTCAAACCACTATATATTTTCTGTGTGTGGATCTGGTATGGCATGCAGATTGCAGAAGTTAGCCACACAGTTGTCACAAAGTCTCTCAAGTCTTAACAGATAaactattttttgttaaaagCCTTAAAAGGCATTAGTAACGCTCTGATTTGCTCACACTACAGAATCaatcaatcaattaattaattaatatttaatataatatatttttttcctttgGATTGTTTGTTCTCAACGCGCCATCCAAGTTGAACTAGTGATCCCTTTCTTTATGTCTTAGGTCACAGACGCTATATATATACGCCAAAACTTGCATATAATTTTCATCATTCATTCAACACATCCTCTCTTGTTTCTCTCTCTTATAGACCCACTTCAGCTTTCACCTTTCTGAAATCAAAGATACACACTTTTTGAACATACTCAATCATGGGTCTTAAAATTGAgcaacaacaacatcaacaaccTTGTGTAGAGCTTTCAAAAATTGCTATCTCTAATACACATGGTGAAGATTCTCCTTACTTTGCTGGTTGGAAAGTCTACGATGAAAATCCGTATGATGAATTCACCAACCCCTCAGGAGTTATTCAAATGGGCCTAGCAGAAAATCAAGTAAGTTTATTAATTATTTCCCTGTCTTTTATTATAGTAGTTTTAacatgataataataataattattatgatGAATTTTGTCAGGTTTCATTTGATTTACTTGAGAAGTACCTAGAAGAACATAAAGAGACAAAAGGAGCATTAGaaacaaattttaaagaaaatgcATTGTTCCAAGACTACCATGGACTAAAATCATTCAGATCAGCAATGGCAAGCTTCATGGGAGAAATTAGAGGGAATAGAGCAAAGTTTGATCCTGATAGAATTGTCCTCACTGCTGGTGCAACTGCAGCCAATGAACTCTTAACCTTCATCCTCGCAAACCCGGGAgatgctcttcttgttcctacCCCATACTACCCTGGGTAAGAATAAGAATTCGAATGATTTCAAAGTTATACTTTAATTCTACTTCAATGTGAAAGACATTAAGACTAATGATTTGATTGGTCTAATTTTGCAGATTTGATAGAGATTTGAGATGGAGAACTGGTGTGAACATTGTTCCAATCCATTGTGATAGTTCAAACAACTTTCAAATAACAGAACAAGCATTGGAATCAGCATACAAAGATGCAGAATCAATGAGTTATAGAGTGAGGGGAATTCTGATAACAAATCCTTCAAATCCTTTGGGCATAACAATCCAACGTTCAGTTCTAGAGTTGCTTCTTAATTTTGTCACAAAGAAGAACATCCACCTAGTCTCTGACGAAATCTACTCCGGCTCGGTATTCTCCTCGTCCGAATTCGTCAGCGTGGCAGAAGTTCTTGAGTCGCGAAACTACAAGAACTCTGCTGAAAGGGTTCACATTGTTTATAGCCTCTCGAAAGATCTTGGCCTTCCAGGATTCCGTGTTGGAACAATATATTCTTACAACGACAGAGTCGTTACCACTGCTCGACGAATGTCGAGTTTTACACTCATATCATCACAAACACAGAATCTTTTAGCTTCAATGCTGTCAAACAAGAGCTTCACTAAGAGCTACATTAAGATCAATAGAGAGAGGTTGAATAAGAGGTACCAGATGATCATTGAAGGATTGAAGAGTGCAGGAATTGAATGCCTTAAAGGGAACGCAGGGCTGTTTTGTTGGATGAATCTGAGCCCATTGTTGGAAGATAAAACGTCAAGAAAATCTGAATTGGAGCTATGGAATGCAATTCTTCACGAGGTGAAGTTGAACATCTCACCTGGTTCTTCTTGCCATTGTTTAGAGCCTGGTTGGTTCAGGGTTTGCTTTGCAAACATGtctgagaacactttgaagattgcATTGGAAAGAATTTGCAAGTTTATGGAAAGAATAAAATCACAACagtaacaaattaaataattattaatctGTTTCTCTTTCCCTTCTTAGAGTCCTTTTTTTCAAATGGTTGGTGGCCATTTTGATATATCATAATTCTTTACTTGGGTGATTAATCAGTTAATTAAGGACATATTGTGAAGCTAGCTATATATCCTATGACTTATCATCAGTTGAAATTAAAAGTGTATTTGTCTTTATTTGCTTGCTTATTTGGTTAAGCAAGTTTCTCATCAATGATAAtaaattcttctttttcttcttcttattaattattaagTTGGTGGGTTATTAGTTATTACtatgttaattaattttatgaatCTATCAATCTTTGTCTCcaaactttaaattttgaattattttatcTTTGACCGAGTATTATATATACAAATCTAGCAGCCACTAGTAATCAATATCTTT
The genomic region above belongs to Arachis stenosperma cultivar V10309 chromosome 5, arast.V10309.gnm1.PFL2, whole genome shotgun sequence and contains:
- the LOC130982391 gene encoding 1-aminocyclopropane-1-carboxylate synthase 7-like, whose translation is MGLKIEQQQHQQPCVELSKIAISNTHGEDSPYFAGWKVYDENPYDEFTNPSGVIQMGLAENQVSFDLLEKYLEEHKETKGALETNFKENALFQDYHGLKSFRSAMASFMGEIRGNRAKFDPDRIVLTAGATAANELLTFILANPGDALLVPTPYYPGFDRDLRWRTGVNIVPIHCDSSNNFQITEQALESAYKDAESMSYRVRGILITNPSNPLGITIQRSVLELLLNFVTKKNIHLVSDEIYSGSVFSSSEFVSVAEVLESRNYKNSAERVHIVYSLSKDLGLPGFRVGTIYSYNDRVVTTARRMSSFTLISSQTQNLLASMLSNKSFTKSYIKINRERLNKRYQMIIEGLKSAGIECLKGNAGLFCWMNLSPLLEDKTSRKSELELWNAILHEVKLNISPGSSCHCLEPGWFRVCFANMSENTLKIALERICKFMERIKSQQ